In Mesorhizobium sp., one DNA window encodes the following:
- the pcaF gene encoding 3-oxoadipyl-CoA thiolase: MRDAYICDYIRTPIGRFGGSLAQVRADDLGAVPLRALVERNAGMDWAAVDDVVYGCANQAGEDNRNVARMALLLAGLPKEIPGSTVNRLCGSGMDALGIAARAIKSGEAELMIAGGVESMSRAPFVMPKASEAFSRNAEIYDTTIGWRFVNPLMKKMYGVDSMPETGENVAEEFGVSRQAQDAFAVRSQDKAVAAQNSGRLGMEITPVTIPQRKGDPVIVSKDEHPRAGTTLESLAKLPTPFKKEGGTVTAGNASGVNDGAAALIVASAEAAKKYGLTPIARVLGVATAGVAPRIMGIGPAPATQKLCARLGLKPTDFDVIELNEAFASQGIAVLRELGIAEDAAHVNPNGGAIALGHPLGMSGARIAGTAALQLRETGGRLALATMCIGVGQGIAIALERV, translated from the coding sequence ATGCGCGACGCCTACATCTGCGACTATATCCGCACGCCGATCGGCCGTTTCGGCGGGTCGCTCGCCCAGGTGCGCGCCGACGATCTCGGCGCGGTTCCGCTGAGGGCGCTGGTCGAGCGCAATGCAGGAATGGACTGGGCGGCCGTCGACGACGTCGTCTATGGCTGCGCCAACCAGGCGGGCGAGGACAACCGCAACGTGGCGCGGATGGCGCTGCTTCTGGCCGGCCTGCCGAAGGAAATCCCCGGCTCGACGGTCAACCGGCTGTGCGGCTCCGGCATGGACGCGCTCGGCATCGCCGCGCGGGCGATCAAGTCCGGCGAGGCCGAACTGATGATTGCCGGCGGCGTCGAGTCGATGAGCCGCGCCCCCTTTGTCATGCCGAAGGCGTCGGAGGCGTTTTCGCGCAATGCCGAAATCTACGACACGACGATCGGCTGGCGCTTCGTCAATCCGTTGATGAAGAAGATGTACGGCGTCGATTCGATGCCCGAGACCGGCGAAAACGTGGCGGAAGAGTTCGGCGTGTCGAGGCAGGCGCAGGACGCTTTCGCAGTGCGCAGCCAGGACAAGGCGGTCGCCGCGCAGAACTCCGGCCGGCTCGGCATGGAAATCACGCCGGTGACGATCCCGCAGCGCAAGGGCGATCCGGTCATCGTCTCGAAGGACGAGCATCCGCGCGCCGGCACGACACTGGAATCGCTGGCCAAGTTGCCGACACCTTTCAAGAAGGAAGGCGGCACGGTGACGGCGGGCAATGCGTCGGGCGTCAATGACGGGGCGGCGGCGCTGATCGTCGCCTCGGCCGAGGCGGCCAAGAAATACGGCTTGACGCCGATCGCGCGGGTGCTCGGCGTGGCGACCGCGGGCGTCGCGCCGCGCATCATGGGCATCGGCCCGGCGCCGGCGACGCAGAAGCTGTGCGCCCGGCTTGGCCTGAAACCTACCGATTTCGACGTGATCGAACTCAACGAAGCCTTTGCCTCCCAGGGCATCGCCGTGCTGCGCGAACTCGGGATTGCCGAGGACGCGGCGCACGTCAATCCGAATGGCGGCGCGATCGCGCTCGGTCATCCGCTCGGCATGTCGGGCGCCCGGATCGCCGGCACGGCGGCGCTGCAACTGCGCGAGACCGGCGGCAGGCTGGCGCTCGCCACCATGTGCATCGGCGTCGGGCAGGGCATCGCGATTGCGCTCGAGAGGGTGTGA
- a CDS encoding GNAT family N-acetyltransferase produces MGGRSAQSVVNAGQRRAVTDLDRIGEANLSAILALNNEHARELSWLELPKLRHLVGEAFLALRAGEADAFLLAFDQDADYDSENFLWFKARYARFAYVDRVAVASHARGRGLARAFYETLFEKARAAGHTVVTCEVNSDPPNPGSDAFHAAMGFREVGSAAIYGGERTVRYFVRDL; encoded by the coding sequence ATGGGCGGCCGTTCCGCCCAGAGCGTGGTCAACGCGGGGCAGAGGCGGGCAGTGACCGATCTCGACCGCATCGGCGAGGCGAACCTATCCGCCATCCTCGCGCTCAACAACGAGCACGCGCGCGAACTGTCCTGGCTCGAGCTGCCGAAATTGCGCCACCTTGTCGGCGAGGCGTTCCTGGCGCTGCGGGCCGGCGAAGCGGATGCTTTCCTCCTCGCCTTCGACCAGGACGCGGACTACGATTCCGAAAATTTCCTCTGGTTCAAGGCCCGCTATGCGCGCTTCGCCTATGTCGACCGCGTGGCCGTGGCCAGCCATGCCCGCGGCCGCGGCCTCGCCCGCGCCTTCTACGAGACGCTGTTCGAAAAGGCCCGCGCCGCGGGCCATACGGTCGTGACCTGCGAGGTCAATTCCGACCCGCCCAATCCGGGCTCCGACGCGTTTCATGCCGCGATGGGCTTTCGCGAGGTGGGATCGGCCGCGATCTACGGCGGCGAGCGAACGGTGCGGTATTTCGTGCGGGATCTTTGA
- a CDS encoding IclR family transcriptional regulator C-terminal domain-containing protein — protein sequence MNLIAESTASDAASHDRDRVGALEKGLGVLEILAAHADGMTLTEMAEAAALTRAGARRYLLTLVASGYALQDGRTFRLSPRLLSVARTWIGGASLWTFAEPCMREVSGRLNESCSAAVLSDLDVVYVARVGSTRILSVALHVGTRLPAWCTSMGRVLAAGLPDAEIDGFARRSAPTLLTPKSLADPAALAAAIRAARADGYALVDEELELGLRSIAVPIRDRAGRTVAAINVSTQTARHTVEEMRRDMLPVLRQAAERIEEYFVVQ from the coding sequence ATGAACCTCATTGCGGAGTCAACCGCATCCGACGCCGCAAGCCACGACCGCGACCGCGTCGGCGCGCTGGAAAAGGGCCTCGGTGTGCTGGAGATACTCGCAGCGCATGCCGACGGCATGACGCTGACCGAAATGGCCGAGGCCGCGGCTCTCACCCGCGCCGGCGCGCGGCGTTATCTGCTGACCCTGGTCGCGTCCGGCTATGCATTGCAGGACGGGCGAACCTTCCGCCTGTCGCCGCGCCTGTTGTCGGTCGCCCGCACCTGGATCGGCGGCGCCTCGCTCTGGACCTTCGCCGAGCCCTGCATGCGGGAGGTGTCCGGGCGGCTCAACGAGTCCTGCTCGGCCGCCGTCCTCTCCGATCTCGACGTGGTCTATGTCGCGCGCGTCGGCTCGACCCGCATCCTGTCGGTAGCGCTGCATGTTGGCACGCGCCTGCCTGCCTGGTGCACCTCGATGGGCCGGGTGCTCGCCGCCGGACTGCCCGACGCGGAGATCGACGGCTTCGCCCGCCGCTCGGCGCCAACCCTCCTCACCCCGAAGTCGCTCGCCGATCCGGCCGCGCTCGCCGCCGCGATCCGTGCGGCGCGCGCCGACGGTTATGCGTTGGTCGACGAGGAACTGGAACTCGGCCTGCGCTCGATCGCCGTGCCGATCCGCGATCGCGCGGGCCGCACCGTCGCGGCGATCAACGTGTCGACCCAGACGGCCCGACATACCGTCGAGGAAATGCGACGCGACATGCTGCCGGTGCTGCGGCAGGCGGCGGAGCGGATTGAGGAGTATTTCGTGGTGCAGTAG
- a CDS encoding 3-oxoacid CoA-transferase subunit A, translated as MSRIYPSPEAALDCIEDGMSVMIGGFGGAGAPIELIHALVERYKATGSPGNLTVINNNAGNGAIGIAAMIYAGMVAKMVCSFPRSSDPKAFTDAYLAGEIGLELVPQGTLAERIRAGGAGIPAFYTPTSYGTQVAEGKPQAEFEGRMYVQERWLKADVAIIKAEVADRKGNLTYRKAARNFSPLMAMAAKTTIVQASRVVEPGGIDPEHVVTPGIFVNRIVEVPNPAQEEALLRAGAK; from the coding sequence ATGAGCAGGATCTATCCCAGTCCGGAAGCGGCGCTGGACTGTATCGAGGACGGCATGTCCGTCATGATCGGCGGGTTCGGCGGGGCGGGCGCGCCGATCGAGCTGATCCACGCATTGGTCGAGCGCTACAAGGCGACGGGATCGCCGGGAAATCTCACCGTCATCAACAACAATGCCGGCAACGGCGCGATCGGCATCGCGGCGATGATCTATGCCGGCATGGTGGCCAAGATGGTCTGCTCCTTCCCGCGCTCGTCGGATCCTAAGGCGTTCACCGACGCCTATCTCGCCGGAGAGATCGGGCTGGAGCTGGTGCCGCAGGGCACGCTTGCCGAGCGCATCCGCGCGGGCGGTGCGGGCATTCCGGCCTTCTATACGCCGACCAGCTATGGCACGCAGGTTGCCGAGGGAAAGCCGCAGGCCGAATTCGAGGGCCGGATGTACGTGCAGGAGCGCTGGCTCAAGGCCGACGTCGCGATCATCAAGGCCGAAGTGGCCGACCGCAAGGGCAACCTCACCTACCGCAAGGCGGCGCGCAATTTCTCGCCGCTGATGGCAATGGCGGCGAAGACGACGATCGTGCAGGCGAGCCGGGTGGTAGAGCCGGGCGGGATCGATCCGGAGCATGTCGTGACGCCCGGCATCTTCGTCAATCGGATCGTCGAGGTGCCGAATCCCGCCCAGGAAGAGGCGCTGCTGCGCGCGGGAGCGAAGTGA
- a CDS encoding 3-oxoacid CoA-transferase subunit B, whose translation MVKKLSNAQIAWRAAQDLPDGAYVNLGIGFPEMIAKFKPQGREVVYHTENGILDFGEAPPAGEEDWDLINAGKKAVTLNPGASFFHHADSFAMVRGGHLDVAVLGAYEVAENGDLANWSTGPGSVPAVGGAMDLVHGAKQVWVVTDHTTKDGKPKLLKQCRLPLTGVGCVTTVFTSLAVIDIKGGQFHLREKLPGMSLDELQALTDGTLVADAAVKDLIVPEL comes from the coding sequence ATGGTGAAGAAGCTTTCCAACGCACAGATCGCCTGGCGCGCCGCACAGGACCTGCCGGACGGAGCCTATGTCAACCTCGGCATCGGCTTCCCCGAGATGATCGCCAAGTTCAAGCCGCAAGGCCGCGAAGTCGTCTACCACACCGAGAACGGCATACTCGACTTCGGCGAGGCGCCGCCCGCCGGCGAGGAGGACTGGGACCTCATCAATGCCGGCAAGAAGGCGGTGACGTTGAACCCCGGCGCCTCGTTTTTCCACCATGCGGATTCTTTCGCGATGGTGCGCGGCGGACATCTCGACGTCGCCGTGCTCGGCGCCTACGAGGTGGCCGAGAACGGCGATCTCGCCAACTGGAGCACGGGCCCCGGCTCGGTGCCGGCGGTCGGCGGCGCCATGGACCTCGTGCATGGGGCCAAGCAGGTCTGGGTGGTCACCGACCACACGACCAAGGACGGCAAGCCGAAGCTGCTCAAGCAGTGCCGCCTGCCGCTGACCGGCGTCGGCTGCGTCACCACCGTCTTTACCAGCCTGGCCGTCATCGACATCAAGGGCGGCCAGTTTCACCTGCGTGAAAAGCTGCCGGGCATGAGCCTCGACGAGCTGCAGGCCTTGACCGACGGGACGCTGGTGGCCGATGCCGCCGTGAAAGACCTGATCGTACCGGAGCTGTGA